The Taeniopygia guttata chromosome 35, bTaeGut7.mat, whole genome shotgun sequence region aatatataCACTTAAAAATATGTCATAAAATTTCAAGATACaatcaaaatacatttaatcAAAACTACATCTAAATATCAGAACATATGTATATCTGTATCTATAAAGACTAATGCATAAATCCTATTCTTCAACTACTCTTCAGGCAGGCGGCAGCTTCTTCCTGAGCTTGGAGGGATGAGAGCTCTTCTGGATGGGAAGCAAGGACTTTGCAGGTAACAGACAATCAGGAGTGTCCAGAGAAAACCTCTTGGTAAGAGGATAGCCAGTCAGGTCTGCAAAGTGAAGACACAAAGTTTTAACAGATGCCACAATGCAAACCTAAAGCAGCTTGAGCTCTAGATTTCATGGGACACATTTCCTGCCAACTTCTAAACAGCTGCACAGGGAAACATGTTCCTGCCGGCAGACACTTGAGGCACGCCAGGGGAAACCCTGACCCGCTTGCACAGGGCTGCCACAGGAACAGCCTGGcctctgggctgccctgggacagcaggagcccagagccctgtgctttCCATGCTCAGCTGCACAtgcaccctcctgctcctctccctgccccacggctGAGCAGCCCTAcagctccaggggctctggcagagcacagctcattGCAGGGGCACATGGGGGCACAGCTGTTCCCTGGCAATGTGCacaggctctctgggctgccacAGGACCCTTTCTCCCTCCAGAGAGCGGCCCAGCTCCCCCCTCACCTCTGTGTGAGGCTGATCCATGCTCAGCCTTCACCTTGTCTTCAGTCTGGAGTTTCTTCAGGCCCCCCATGTCATGGCTAGGAAGGGCGATGGAGAGAGCGGGGGCCGATGCACACCCTTCCTTagtgttttgtcatttttggcACAGCTAAGAAGTCAAATCCGGAGGTGTCCAACTCAGCACGCTGTCATCTTCCTGGAGAACATCCTGCCTTCACCAGTACAAAATGTTGGAGAGGTTCTCCCGCATGTGTGGAGGCTTGCTGGCTGCACATTTCTTCAGCTTGTTGCCCATCGCCTCGTAGAGGGCCAGGGCAAGCTTGGTGGCCACAGTGCGGATGTTGGCACTGCGGACAGGCAGCGCTTTGTTGTCCAGGAAGGACCAGAGCACGGGCAGGGCATAGCGCTGGACGACTTCAGGGCTCCTGGCATAAACCCACTCCACGAGCTCTGCCGGGAGAGAGACACAGCTTCTTACCCACCAAGCTCCATGCAAACAAGGATCTACCTCTGCTTTTGCTTCTTGGAAGCCTCTCTGGCTAAGATCAGTGAAATAGAACATGGAGCCCCATGATCCAGAAACGGGCAAAGCAGCTGGTGGTCCTTGAAACAGAACCACCAACCCCTCAGGACTAATTTCTCCAACCAGAGCCTTGTACCTATGGCAGACTTTGTACCTTTACTAAATTATTTCACAATCTGTTTCTGCATGAACAATGACTGAAATgtcaaattgcattttattcccattaaGGAGTTGTCTAAACCCACACTGAAGATTTGGAAATGCACCCTAGAGAGGCAATTGAAAGATTTCTAGTAAAAGGGGTGACTCCATGTTTTTGACTTTGATTTCAAGTGCCAAAAGTCTAATCTGACTCTTCCCTTTGCTCAGTGGCACACAGCAAAGGGCAGTATTAGAACACACTTCAAAGCTCCAGCCCACCAGAGATGGCTGCTGCTCGACAGCTGGATTAGAAACATCAGTGACTAGCTGGTGTCTTTGGCAGAATGTTTTTGTAGCTCCCAACACAGAGCTGTTTCAAACTTCAGCGTGTCTTAATTACCCAGACCCCATTGCCGTGGCATTTGGGCATCTCCACATTTTAATGGCATTTCCTCTCCCAATGTTAATGGCATTTTTTCTTATAATGTCCACTGAAATACGGGcatagagagagaaaaatgctaCACAGCAGATTGAAATGTAACCAAAACACAAGTATTTTTCTCACATTGTTTCTGAAATCTCTCTGCTTATTTTCTGAACTGAACTATatcaaacacagacaaaaatttaCTACCAGCAGTATATTTGGAGGCCATACCTGCGATACACTCTGCGACATCCAGCAGAGCTTGGCCACTCAGTTGGCTCCATTGGTGGCTGAACTCTTTCATCAGTGATACTTTATCTACAAGTGAAACACATGTTTTTGCTCACTCTTCTGAGGTCATaggagaaaggacagtgagGAGGGAAAGGGCAGGAGCAACTCCGTTTTATGCAAGAAAGTAAATTTCTGGTGATTTTTGAATCCTTTTCATCTTTCCTTCCAGCCTACTTGGCAGGGtttaaaatcccaaaagaaaAGCTCTCCTTTCACATTTGTAAATCCAAGCTTGTCTTCTGTACCAGGAGCTATGTTAAAACATTTCACATCAGGGATCTCAAGAGTTCAGTCACATGTAAGCAGTGAAAAGGGTTTGTATCCCACAGCAAAAAGGAAGAACTCCATCCTTGGGACACAGAAAGGCACTGACTCAGGCAGTTCCTGAgtcacagagcagctgaggtggAGAAAGTGGAAATGCCCCTTGGAGACCTCTTCAAACACTCAATTTTTCAGCCATTTTCAGAGCTGACATAAATCTGCGTGGCAAAGGAATTTTGAGCAGCCAGTGCCCATGTAGGTATTTGCTAGAGCAATCTTGCCCCACGCAAAACAATATGTGGAACAAGGCACCATTGACAGCTGGATTTAGACTTGTTTGTTATAAAGAAATGAACTTGGTGAATTGTAAGTTCCCCTttgaaaaaagaagacaaagaagaaaaagggaaaataggcAGCTAATGCCTATAATGTAGAGCCTTCCAGGTGGCTGCTGTGCAGAAGCTCTGATGGGCCAGTGTCCCTTCATGCCAACAGCCAAGCTGTTCTTTTGGGAAGTCAAACGGGGCCCAAGCAAACTCCCAAACCCCTTTGCCCCTGAATTGTAGCAAAGCTGTAGTCCAGGACTTGCTCTTCAGacaagcagcacagagccaagggCTCCTGGGACTTTTGGGAAATGCTGGTCACATGCAAGCCTGTTGGGGGACTGGTGCATAAGGGCTGCACCTCCAGAGCTTCTGGTGGGTGTCAGCTGGAGCGTTCCACAGTCAACAGCAGCTGTCAATGCACTCAGTGTTCTCTTGTGTAGGACAGATGGAGACGCAGTTGAGGGgagtccctgccagggctcagccTCACCTAAATGAGCAACGGATTCTTCCAGTGCTCTCACAGCTGCAGCATGAACCCCGGGATCATTTGAGCTCAGGTTCTTTGCTATTCCTTCTACCAAGCGGATCATCACAGGGTTCATGGCATCATCCAGGAGGCCTATGATTTCAGCCAGCATGTCCAGCGCCTTCTGCCTCACTTTCtgcctttattatctcatctcgtgggtttaaataatctcgggggtctttgctacgtcagaggggggttggggggtctcaggggttagtcgggagtggaaaactactgagacaggtgtggtcacatgcttctggggttattagataacgtggggcagggagaaggggggaagggtctctctttccgtcacatcccgtggtcttccgctccgcctgtccctatctactacagggcaccccaggctgagtGGCTCCACttgcactgggagaccctggtggaggttctgggcagctggtcaaggaccccctgccctggaactgtccccatgtgcccccATCCCAACGCCTCGTCCCCgtgcagtggctgccccattccttactccccttccatactccccttgcccctgcctgttcccatgtccccccatcccGTTCCCGTCCTGTTCCCATCCCAATCCGGACCCCATTCTCGATCCCTGTAccgtattccctgtccctgtccccattcccagtcctatttcctgtccccattcctggtccctgtccccattccctgtctctgtcaccactcccagtccctgtctccattcccattgcccattccctgtccccattcccattccctgtccccattcccggtgagacattaatttggaagaattaagaattttaggaagttaagatgatagttaaattagatgttgctgactcAGCGGAAGTAGATAAATGggctttgttcatagttaacagtagctggatcttagataagatatccaggatctattaactcattgcttgtcagctttatgtttgggtagctgtgcttatcatgagaaacagaatgtgacaaacagatttcagggacacaaaaactGTTGCAGACTTCCCAtactttaggaatccattaagcacaggaaaacagcaaggattcatttgttacgtgtgcatgggaaaggcagaaaggtcagaacgaggaagacttattttacttcttcattttggagacccctccccaaaatggaccctcgactcatttcagggaacagaactacacatgcttaatagcctttctgccaattagcatatgaagcggagcagaggaagtgacagggatatgaatatgcattcatattttgtgtattcaagacttctgtcaataaaaaagctttgtaatacctgtgatttttgcagtgtgaaTTAGGGAATTGtcccaggtactgcccggctgtctcaataaatatacactttctaactttaaactcttagagagtttttgtctgtctcAGTCGGATATCGATATTAgatcgatattcatattttagtaatcCATTGTCTTAAAGAAGTCCTAGTATGTGTATAtgtcttttcttaatattctagtAATTACtcttgcattgcttcaagataAACAGGTATGATTCAAAGAATATCCACTGAGGTACACATAGAACATGGATTTATCATAAGCAAATTGCAGTTGCAAAGTTTTTTCACAACTGTttttacaaacagtttttctgtttactgACTGTTTTCTGCGAGtttggtttttctccaagggGTCAAGTGCTTAAAGattggtttttaaaattgcGTTTTTCTCTAAGGGCTAAATGGGCTcagggttaaatagctttctgcttttagagataagttcaatttgtaactgagaagcattatgcctgtggcctgagttctcccctaacagttcctggaggggaatgctgcagctccagtgtaaattagatgcacgctgtcctctgtcaccatgtttgcaaagggcccttgcagatgggtgacagagaacaatacacagaattttataaagaaaagaagggtgcgatgttaccatgattgacagggctcttgaccaatcaaatatctcccaaaactgcaggcacctcacgggccagaacctgaaggggcgtgGAGCTCAAAGCAATGAGAACTTCCAGgcctggtctttcaaatgcTCTGTGTGAGGGGGGGCTTGGGAAATAgaatctctctgttgccccatgaactcgggaggagcagtctttgtctcctgtgccctcgctgccccaccagaccaaagagatgttcaccagggccctccctgtttgtggccatccagtgccg contains the following coding sequences:
- the LOC115492324 gene encoding TOG array regulator of axonemal microtubules protein 2-like: MKEFSHQWSQLSGQALLDVAECIAELVEWVYARSPEVVQRYALPVLWSFLDNKALPVRSANIRTVATKLALALYEAMGNKLKKCAASKPPHMRENLSNILYW